One Pseudochaenichthys georgianus unplaced genomic scaffold, fPseGeo1.2 scaffold_537_arrow_ctg1, whole genome shotgun sequence genomic region harbors:
- the LOC117443105 gene encoding 5-hydroxytryptamine receptor 1B-like: METEMENDLWNISSTNFTLRRKDSNLALQWGLAVTLTLITLATTLSNAFVIATIYQSRKLHTPANVLIASLAVTDLLVSMLVMPISALYTVSASWTLGQAVCDIWLSSDITCCTASILHLCVIALDRYWAITDAVDYSKKRTMGRAAGMIATAWVIAISISLPPFFWRQVKVEEEVTSCNVNTDHIFYTIYSTFGAFYIPTLLLIALYGRIYVEARKLILKQSSNNKKPGKRLTSAHLITDSPGSVASSTSLTYGTNGASSCDTSVHQVKVTVSDALLEKKRISAARERKATKTLGIILGAYIVCWLPFFIYTLVVSACESCFHPGLFDIFTWLGYLNSLINPIIYTMSNEDFKRAFHKLIRLRCCRA, from the exons ATGGAGACGGAGATGGAAAACGATCTGTGGAACATTTCCTCCACAAACTTCACCCTCCGGAGGAAGGACTCGAACCTGGCTCTCCAGTGGGGCCTCGCCGTGACTCTGACTCTCATAACGCTCGCCACGACGCTCTCCAACGCCTTCGTCATCGCCACCATCTATCAGTCCAGAAAGCTCCACACGCCGGCGAATGTTCTCATCGCCTCGCTGGCCGTCACCGACCTCCTGGTGTCCATGTTGGTGATGCCGATCAGCGCTCTGTACACGGTGAGCGCCTCGTGGACGCTGGGCCAGGCGGTGTGCGACATCTGGCTGTCCTCAGACATCACCTGCTGCACCGCCTCCATCCTGCACCTGTGCGTCATCGCGCTGGATCGATACTGGGCCATCACCGACGCCGTGGACTACTCCAAGAAGCGCACGATGGGGCGAGCGGCCGGGATGATCGCCACCGCCTGGGTCATCGCCATCTCCATCTCCCTGCCTCCTTTCTTCTGGCGCCAG GtgaaggtggaggaggaggtgacGAGCTGTAACGTCAACACGGACCACATCTTCTACACCATCTACTCCACCTTCGGGGCGTTCTACATCCCGACGCTGCTGCTCATCGCGCTCTACGGGCGGATCTACGTGGAAGCCCGGAAGCTAATCCTCAAGCAGTCGAGCAACAACAAGAAGCCCGGGAAGAGACTCACGTCGGCCCACCTCATCACGGACTCTCCCGGGTCGGTGGCCTCCAGCACGTCTCTGACCTACGGGACGAACGGCGCCTCGTCCTGCGACACGTCCGTGCATCAAGTGAAGGTCACGGTGTCCGACGCGCTGCTGGAGAAGAAGAGAATCTCCGCGGCCCGCGAGCGGAAAGCCACCAAGACTCTGGGCATCATTCTGGGCGCGTACATCGTGTGCTGGCTGCCGTTCTTCATCTACACCCTGGTCGTGTCCGCCTGCGAGTCCTGTTTCCACCCGGGGCTTTTCGACATCTTCACCTGGCTGGGGTACCTCAACTCTCTGATCAACCCCATCATCTACACCATGTCGAACGAGGACTTTAAACGCGCCTTCCACAAACTGATCCGGCTCAGGTGCTGCCGGGCGTGA